The Fulvivirga maritima genome segment GGTTGCAAAGGATGAGGCGAAGACTAAAATATAGACAGGTAGTGCCTCAAAAGACCGGAAGATGCTGAAACTTACCGGTCATTGAGGTCTTTTTTTCATAGAGATAAGTTTCATGGTTATAACTGTATTTGTTTGCAGATTATTATATTTAGCAGAGAGTAATTAAGAATAAAATAAAATATATACAATGAGAAAAGCTTATTTACTGTTCATAATAGCATTGGCGCCTCTATTGGCCAGAGGTCAGGAATCATCATTATTATATAAACTTACCGGACCGGGCCTTGCTGAGCCTTCATATATTTTTGGCACCATCCATATGATGTGTAGCGAAGATTATAGCATGCCTGCTTCAGTAGAAAAGGCAGCGGCCAGTGTAGATAGAACAGTGCTTGAGCTGGATATGGATGACCCTTCTATGATGATGAAAGTACAGCAGCTTTCCATGAATCCTGGATTCGAAAATATTTCAGATAAATTTTCTAAAGCAGAGCTTGATAGCCTCAATGCCTTTTTGAAAAAAGGATATGGTGCTAATATGACTCAGCTAGGCGTGATAAAACCATTTGTGCTTTTGAGTATGCTCCTGCCTAAACTGTTAGACTGCAAGGAGATTATAGCCTTTGAAAATGAATTTGTAAAAATGGCTAAAGCCAATGAAATACCTGTAGAAGGGCTGGAAACGGTAGAGTTTCAGATGAGTATTTTCGATAGCATTCCTGAAGAAGACCAAATAAAAGCGATTAATGAGCTGGTTGCTGATAAAGAAAAGGCTAGAAATGATTTCAATAAATTGTTAAAAGCCTATAAAGAAAAGGACGTGGATAAATTAGCCAAGCTAGTGGCTGATGATCCGCAATATGCTGACTATGCGGATAAACTTTTATATGAAAGGAATAAAAACTGGGTGCCTGATATTGTAGATATGGCTAAAGAAAAACCGAGCTTGTTTGCCGTTGGTTCAGGGCATTTAGGAGGAGATAAGGGC includes the following:
- a CDS encoding TraB/GumN family protein; the protein is MRKAYLLFIIALAPLLARGQESSLLYKLTGPGLAEPSYIFGTIHMMCSEDYSMPASVEKAAASVDRTVLELDMDDPSMMMKVQQLSMNPGFENISDKFSKAELDSLNAFLKKGYGANMTQLGVIKPFVLLSMLLPKLLDCKEIIAFENEFVKMAKANEIPVEGLETVEFQMSIFDSIPEEDQIKAINELVADKEKARNDFNKLLKAYKEKDVDKLAKLVADDPQYADYADKLLYERNKNWVPDIVDMAKEKPSLFAVGSGHLGGDKGLLHLLEQEGYTLEPVF